One genomic window of Nicotiana sylvestris chromosome 10, ASM39365v2, whole genome shotgun sequence includes the following:
- the LOC138879080 gene encoding uncharacterized protein: MGLNETYIVFRGSILMMNPLPIIAHAFSLLIQEEIQREIKPHNHLALESSALNVSTNRIASFQTNYSTNNSQSYRNRPFCDYYKRPGHTREKCYTLHGYPQGSNQNQNPNLSHNQASSFNQNPRQNYNYGDNSGVNQSIGFNMGNRGMANAYVAATDTQHTSDENCSAQNVNLTKEEYSQLVNLLQQFQSGGGRDSLDNVNTSSANFADSGASNNMTFNRSLLTNIVTLPYPLLVTLTNGYKVKVTEIGNVVLTPKITLNRAPSMKRPLVIGRVKDGLYILCPRCLKNNSTSPEVNVIDFLSTPVTHCTCNTQCLLHSIVNTSSHVNKCVLSSSVVNNPSAGNEKQFLSESLSSNCPSHFSHLLPSTSINDQIPYELLYKRKPKYSHLKSFGCLCYPTVPKPHRDKFEPRTPPHIFVGYPFNTKGYKVLSLATRKITVSRDVVFNESIFPFATNLDISP; encoded by the exons ATGGGGCTGAATGAGACTTACATTGTTTTTCGAGGAAGTATCCTCATGATGAATCCTCTTCCCATAATTGCACATGCCTTCTCATTGCTAATTCAAGAGGAAATACAGAGAGAAATTAAGCCTCATAACCACTTAGCACTTGAGTCATCAGCCCTAAATGTCAGCACAAACAGGATAGCATCATTCCAGACAAATTATTCAACTAATAACTCTCAGAGCTATAGAAACAGACCCTTCTGTGATTACTATAAGAGGCCAGGCCACACAAGAGAGAAGTGTTATACACTTCATGGCTATCCTCAAGgctctaaccaaaatcagaatccaAATCTAAGTCACAACCAAGCTTCCAGTTTCAATCAAAATCCAAGACAAAACTATAACTATGGGGATAACTCAGGTGTAAACCAAAGTATCGGGTTCAATATGGGAAATAGAGGAATGGCTAATGCATATGTAGCAGCCACAGATACTCAGCATACTAGTGATGAGAACTGCAGTGCTCAAAATGTCAATCTCACGAAGGAAGAATACAGTCAACTTGTGAATCTACTACAGCAGTTCCAATCAGGAGGAGGGAGAGACAGCTTAGACAATGTCAACACTTCATCAGCAAACTTTGCAG ATTCAGGGGCGTCAAATAACATGACCTTTAATAGATCCTTACTAACCAATATAGTAACTCTACCTTATCCTCTACTTGTCACTCTCACAAATGGCTACAAAGTGAAGGTGACTGAGATTGGTAATGTTGTACTTACTCCTAAGATCACTCTAAATAGG GCCCCTTCAATGAAGAGGCCTCTGGTGATTGGTAGAGTCAAAGATGGACTTTACATCTTATGCCCAAGGTGCTTGAAGAACAATAGTACAAGTCCTGAAGTAAATGTCATTGATTTCCTGTCCACCCCTGTCACTCACTGCACTTGTAACACACAATGTCTACTTCATTCTATTGTAAATACATCATCTCATGTCAATAAGTGTGTTTTATCATCTTCAGTTGTAAATAATCCAAGTGCAGGCAATGAAAAGCAATTTCTTTCTGAGAGTTTATCTTCTAATTGTCCTAGTCATTTTTCTCATCT GTTGCCTTCCACTTCCATTAATGATCAAATTCCATATGAACTATTGTATAAGAGAAAGCCAAAGTACTCTCACCTAAAAAGTTTTGGCTGTCTGTGCTACCCCACTGTACCTAAGCCTCATAGAGACAAATTTGAACCTAGAACACCACCACATATTTTTGTTGGTTATCCCTTCAACACAAAGGGATACAAAGTTCTAAGTTTGGCTACTAGAAAGATCACTGTTTCCAGAGATGTAGTCTTCAATGAGTCTATCTTTCCATTTGCAACCAATTTGGATATATCTCCCTAA